One genomic segment of Staphylospora marina includes these proteins:
- a CDS encoding phage holin family protein: MEFALKSVAAIGGAVAAFLWGGWSMALQALVAVVTLDYISGLIAASVEKKLNSRVGLAGIARKVMIFSVVAVAHLADQVFGGGDLFRDGVVAFYLTNECLSILENAGRIGIPLPDGIREAVEALKDKTRNKRKESDH, encoded by the coding sequence ATGGAGTTCGCGCTCAAATCAGTGGCAGCGATCGGGGGAGCGGTCGCTGCATTTTTATGGGGAGGTTGGTCGATGGCGCTGCAGGCTTTGGTTGCCGTCGTCACCTTAGATTATATTTCCGGTCTGATCGCGGCGAGCGTTGAGAAGAAACTGAACAGTCGCGTGGGCCTTGCAGGTATCGCCCGGAAAGTGATGATCTTTTCGGTCGTTGCCGTTGCTCACCTTGCCGATCAGGTATTCGGCGGCGGCGACCTCTTTCGAGACGGGGTCGTCGCTTTTTATTTGACGAACGAGTGCCTTTCCATCTTGGAAAACGCCGGCCGGATCGGCATTCCGCTGCCGGACGGCATTCGAGAAGCGGTTGAGGCACTGAAAGATAAAACCCGCAACAAAAGGAAGGAGAGTGACCACTGA
- a CDS encoding PIG-L family deacetylase, translating into MRPVIFYAPHPDDETLNMGITIAEHVAAGRPTHVVLLTHGRVTAALNAINGAAYSGYWKATHNPAAEGYEPLTKDTLAEARVREFHHACGQLGVLPEWRHIEYLDNPGSTNGENVTYSEARGVIEKYINMFPDADHYTLSYHDIHPEHAAAGQALLDLYNAGRIQYHVRFIISMATRNDLESRGAPIPGGGWKDTPTNDTIKQKVLNACRCYSAWAPSLGAYAVGYHSVAGQFDKFTANPFHYLHLAGQ; encoded by the coding sequence ATGAGACCGGTAATCTTCTACGCTCCTCACCCCGACGACGAAACCCTGAACATGGGAATCACCATCGCCGAGCATGTGGCGGCAGGACGACCGACTCACGTCGTTCTGCTCACCCATGGGCGCGTTACAGCCGCGCTGAATGCAATCAATGGGGCCGCATATTCCGGCTATTGGAAAGCCACTCACAACCCGGCCGCCGAGGGCTATGAACCGCTGACCAAGGACACCTTGGCGGAAGCGCGGGTTCGGGAATTTCATCATGCCTGTGGTCAGCTGGGGGTTTTGCCGGAGTGGCGACATATCGAATACCTGGACAATCCCGGATCAACCAACGGGGAGAACGTCACGTATTCCGAAGCCCGGGGAGTGATTGAGAAGTATATCAACATGTTTCCGGATGCTGACCATTACACGTTGAGCTATCACGACATCCATCCGGAACATGCGGCAGCCGGACAGGCGCTCCTCGACCTATACAACGCGGGGCGGATTCAGTACCACGTCCGGTTCATCATCTCGATGGCCACCAGAAATGACCTTGAATCGCGTGGTGCTCCGATTCCCGGCGGTGGCTGGAAGGACACCCCGACGAACGACACGATCAAACAAAAAGTCCTGAACGCCTGCCGGTGTTATTCCGCGTGGGCGCCGAGCCTTGGAGCGTATGCGGTCGGCTATCACTCGGTGGCAGGCCAATTTGACAAGTTCACGGCAAACCCGTTCCACTATTTGCATCTTGCAGGCCAATGA
- a CDS encoding CD1375 family protein: MHPLAPSYARLILVGLKTLDDVPDVGTLRQDVQMLLNESMNQGG, from the coding sequence ATGCACCCGCTGGCACCGTCATATGCCCGGCTGATTTTGGTTGGGTTGAAGACGCTGGATGACGTCCCAGATGTGGGGACGCTCCGCCAGGATGTTCAAATGCTTCTGAACGAGTCCATGAACCAAGGAGGATAA